A window of Mucilaginibacter sp. PAMC 26640 contains these coding sequences:
- a CDS encoding 30S ribosomal protein S21 yields MIIINVKDGESLDKALKRFKKKFEKTGVLRELRSRQAFEKKSITRRHEIKHAIYKQNMNLETV; encoded by the coding sequence ATGATCATTATTAACGTAAAAGACGGAGAATCATTGGATAAAGCTTTAAAACGCTTTAAGAAGAAATTTGAGAAAACAGGTGTTTTGAGAGAACTGCGCAGTCGCCAGGCTTTCGAGAAAAAATCCATCACCCGTAGGCACGAAATTAAACATGCCATCTACAAACAGAATATGAATTTAGAAACCGTTTAA